The following coding sequences lie in one Bdellovibrionales bacterium genomic window:
- a CDS encoding dicarboxylate/amino acid:cation symporter produces MKISFTLQILIALGLGLITGLYLGPEAKPLGELSQLIINIIKMTAAPLLFFAILGAVVKTHVQMRDGIKMVCIALLNAALAVSLGLFLSHLFDVGSVLKQLALTIDTTQSQMQNAGEIHFLQTFMSYFPKSFIAPFVDNSIIPIILLAIFIGAGLRSLRNSQSTPLILEPLITEFLSLFERLITWLVKLTPIAVFAAVAKSVGEYGLAPLQSLIYFVGVVLLGFLLHVGIVYQAWIHFVVKMPLPLFWREAKVPIINSIGTNSSLATLPLTLKALDRLKVSRSASALGACVGTNLNNDGIILYEAMAAIFIAQAIGIELSLSQQLLTVLSCMVAAMGVAGVPEAGFISLSLVLATVGLPMELLPLLLTVDWILARARSVVNVISDMTVSLVLHRFETPGSKN; encoded by the coding sequence ATGAAAATCTCATTCACATTACAAATTCTTATCGCTCTAGGCTTGGGCCTCATCACCGGACTTTATCTGGGCCCCGAGGCTAAGCCTCTAGGAGAACTGAGCCAATTGATCATTAATATTATCAAGATGACTGCCGCCCCGCTGTTGTTTTTTGCGATTCTTGGCGCTGTCGTAAAAACTCATGTGCAGATGAGAGACGGAATAAAAATGGTCTGCATTGCTCTCCTCAATGCGGCACTCGCAGTGAGCTTAGGGCTTTTCCTATCACACCTATTTGACGTTGGATCCGTATTAAAGCAATTGGCGCTGACCATTGATACTACGCAGTCTCAAATGCAAAACGCCGGGGAAATTCATTTTTTACAAACTTTTATGAGCTATTTTCCCAAAAGCTTTATCGCACCTTTTGTGGACAATTCGATTATACCTATCATTCTGCTCGCAATTTTTATTGGCGCGGGACTTCGCTCTCTGAGAAATTCACAAAGTACACCGCTAATTCTCGAGCCCCTCATCACCGAATTCTTAAGCCTGTTTGAACGACTCATAACTTGGCTCGTGAAGTTGACCCCGATCGCCGTTTTTGCAGCGGTGGCGAAATCCGTAGGAGAATACGGGCTAGCGCCGTTACAAAGTTTAATTTATTTTGTCGGCGTTGTACTCTTGGGTTTTTTGCTTCACGTGGGAATTGTCTATCAAGCTTGGATTCATTTCGTCGTAAAAATGCCCCTTCCTCTTTTTTGGCGGGAAGCCAAAGTCCCCATCATCAATTCCATCGGCACCAATAGTAGCCTCGCCACATTACCTCTCACTTTAAAAGCTTTGGATCGACTGAAGGTTTCAAGATCGGCTTCGGCTCTTGGAGCCTGCGTGGGTACAAATTTAAATAATGATGGCATTATTTTGTACGAAGCCATGGCTGCAATTTTTATTGCCCAAGCCATTGGAATTGAACTTTCTCTCTCCCAGCAGCTATTGACGGTACTGTCCTGTATGGTCGCCGCCATGGGCGTTGCCGGAGTGCCAGAGGCGGGTTTTATTTCACTCTCCTTAGTGCTCGCCACCGTGGGTTTACCGATGGAACTTTTGCCCCTTCTTCTCACTGTGGACTGGATTCTTGCGAGAGCCCGTTCAGTGGTCAACGTCATTAGCGACATGACCGTATCACTTGTGCTTCATCGTTTTGAAACACCAGGGTCAAAAAACTAG
- a CDS encoding penicillin-binding protein — MVATVGRYKWILLVLASAFTMILLQISFLTQEIVSPASEETIRNNLDERTTLSQALAPYFEKMEFPTELVLKNLNEDHEDEEKYTVEYTVDNALQSQADKLLSQYKPDYGAIFMMDAETGKVIVYSSFQRDAQEPVNLIKRASYPAASVFKIVTATAAIDKAGLQPGHKIQFNGGNWTLYKKNVMLDKINRWTRTVSLREAFAKSMNTPFGKIGLSISPTDLEDYSTRFMFNQVIPTDFPVDTGTAVIPSEKTFELTEAASGFTKHTRMSPVQGAMIAASIINDGAMVVPYMVSSLRDKDGNIVYRGEGLERGSVMSTASAEKIREMMSETLVTGTSRKTFRNLIRNKKYQQIEMGGKTGHLTGDNPQGSVDWFVGYASDGDRHIAIAALTVNKKYWTVKSSHLGQTLFKKYFDPAVQVAKLGPVNY; from the coding sequence ATGGTTGCTACGGTCGGTCGATACAAATGGATTTTGCTGGTGTTGGCATCAGCGTTTACGATGATTCTTTTACAGATTTCATTTTTAACACAAGAGATCGTGTCTCCAGCGTCCGAGGAAACGATCCGCAATAATCTGGATGAGCGAACCACACTGTCTCAAGCTTTGGCGCCTTATTTTGAGAAAATGGAGTTCCCCACGGAACTTGTTTTAAAAAATCTCAATGAGGACCACGAGGACGAAGAAAAATACACCGTAGAGTACACGGTTGATAACGCTCTCCAAAGCCAAGCCGATAAACTTCTGAGCCAATATAAACCGGATTACGGCGCGATTTTTATGATGGACGCGGAAACCGGAAAAGTGATCGTTTATTCCAGCTTTCAGAGAGATGCGCAAGAGCCCGTGAATCTCATTAAACGAGCCTCTTACCCTGCCGCTTCGGTTTTTAAAATTGTAACGGCAACGGCGGCGATCGACAAAGCCGGCTTACAGCCCGGTCACAAAATTCAGTTCAATGGAGGGAATTGGACGCTTTATAAGAAAAATGTCATGCTCGACAAAATCAATCGCTGGACGCGCACCGTTTCACTTCGTGAGGCGTTTGCGAAATCCATGAACACTCCTTTTGGAAAAATTGGCCTGAGTATTTCGCCCACTGATCTTGAGGACTACTCCACTCGCTTTATGTTTAATCAAGTCATTCCCACAGATTTTCCAGTGGATACGGGGACCGCAGTGATTCCTTCGGAAAAAACTTTCGAACTCACAGAGGCGGCCTCTGGCTTTACAAAACACACTCGTATGAGCCCAGTTCAAGGGGCTATGATCGCCGCTTCTATCATCAATGATGGTGCTATGGTCGTTCCGTATATGGTGAGTTCTCTTCGCGACAAAGACGGAAATATCGTCTACCGCGGCGAAGGACTCGAGCGTGGAAGCGTGATGTCCACAGCCTCCGCCGAAAAAATTCGCGAAATGATGAGCGAAACTTTAGTGACGGGAACTTCTCGAAAAACTTTCCGCAATTTAATTCGCAATAAAAAATATCAACAGATTGAGATGGGTGGGAAAACCGGTCACCTCACTGGAGATAACCCTCAAGGCAGTGTGGATTGGTTCGTTGGTTATGCTTCCGATGGTGACCGACATATTGCGATCGCTGCACTCACCGTCAATAAAAAATACTGGACGGTCAAGTCATCTCACTTGGGGCAAACACTCTTCAAAAAGTATTTTGATCCCGCCGTACAAGTGGCCAAACTAGGCCCAGTGAATTACTAA
- the cysE gene encoding serine O-acetyltransferase, translated as MGLVEFLNVYRKNDPAAKSLIEVALLYPGPKAIFFHRLAHQLYNLELYFLARLIAEFSRWITLIEIHPGAKIGQRLFIDHGSGVVIGETAEIGDDCMIYHGVTLGGVNREGGKRHPTLENGVLVGSGAKVLGNIVLRTGSTVGANSVVTKDVDAGTTVAGAPARPIG; from the coding sequence GTGGGACTCGTAGAATTTTTAAATGTATACCGGAAGAACGATCCAGCCGCAAAATCATTGATCGAAGTGGCCTTACTTTATCCCGGCCCTAAAGCGATATTCTTTCATCGTTTGGCTCATCAACTTTACAATCTTGAACTTTATTTCTTGGCACGGCTCATTGCCGAATTCTCGCGCTGGATCACATTGATTGAGATTCATCCCGGAGCGAAAATTGGGCAACGATTATTCATCGATCATGGTTCGGGAGTCGTCATCGGAGAAACCGCAGAGATCGGTGACGACTGCATGATCTATCACGGAGTGACGTTAGGTGGAGTGAATCGCGAGGGTGGAAAGCGACATCCTACCCTTGAAAATGGTGTGTTGGTGGGAAGCGGTGCCAAGGTTCTCGGGAATATTGTTCTAAGAACGGGAAGTACCGTCGGAGCCAATTCTGTAGTCACTAAAGATGTCGATGCCGGCACCACCGTCGCGGGCGCTCCGGCACGTCCTATCGGTTAG
- a CDS encoding tetratricopeptide repeat protein, which yields MADFNRRFSDNDPCWLVKVDSRILGPYSFNEIVLKLTSTEFKPFHESISPMDRWRPLQSQALFTAAVEKLKKQKSEASEFTFTKTEGNTSFTRTLDITSHTPTPMDQTSTPIHNIETSRSVELERPRETPVPPPPPKASHHERSNNHLMFWLYGVVVMIGLSAAYMLLKPQPKKEVSVSPEPAKNQFLVLVDKGLEHKKIGEWSEALKYFKKAQQLNSKDADLIFELAPLYTQVENQPMASRSLLEKVIGGQYKKENVVLAHTLIGLTYAYENQYKMANRYYDEALKTDESYFPAIVNSGFAHLATEQYSDAARLLSQATQLQQNNVIPYLYLLETYIFQGMKTKSKASFESAFTLAGQLANRYHDGKQEILFMQAYASLRLGKDLATVTRYLRNALMVDPDQTPDHTHITMLDWRGLSWSFFQPMCNELSNVMKNDDQYFVRFICAYKTNNDIQATQIAEGWAQKSPTNSMPLVAQALIKYKIGDFEKARVSLDVAAQQGATDKLFYQVAIKVCSRLKDTKCLRQYQDKVSSVAPLHAYLAKAGDGSEKQSVYAGLRESNTYIPLLRMQ from the coding sequence ATGGCAGATTTTAATCGGCGTTTTAGTGATAATGACCCTTGTTGGCTGGTTAAAGTCGATAGTCGAATCCTCGGTCCCTATTCGTTTAACGAAATTGTTCTTAAACTTACATCCACAGAGTTTAAACCCTTTCATGAGTCTATTTCTCCGATGGACCGGTGGAGACCGTTGCAGAGTCAGGCGCTGTTTACGGCCGCCGTTGAAAAGCTTAAAAAACAAAAGAGTGAGGCCTCGGAGTTCACGTTTACCAAAACTGAGGGCAATACCAGTTTTACGCGAACTTTGGATATTACCAGTCACACACCTACTCCCATGGACCAGACCAGTACTCCCATCCACAACATAGAGACGTCTCGAAGTGTCGAGCTCGAGCGCCCTCGAGAAACGCCGGTGCCCCCGCCTCCGCCCAAAGCGTCTCACCACGAGCGTTCCAATAACCATTTGATGTTTTGGCTTTATGGGGTTGTCGTGATGATTGGTCTCAGCGCTGCGTACATGCTACTCAAGCCGCAACCCAAAAAAGAAGTTTCGGTCAGCCCAGAGCCAGCCAAGAATCAATTCTTAGTTCTTGTCGATAAAGGTCTCGAGCATAAAAAAATAGGGGAATGGTCGGAGGCTCTCAAATACTTTAAAAAAGCACAGCAGTTGAATTCTAAAGATGCGGATCTCATTTTTGAATTGGCTCCTTTGTATACCCAAGTCGAAAACCAACCCATGGCTTCGCGAAGTCTGCTCGAGAAGGTGATCGGAGGGCAGTACAAAAAAGAAAACGTGGTGCTGGCCCATACTCTGATCGGTTTAACTTACGCTTATGAAAACCAGTATAAAATGGCGAATCGATATTATGACGAAGCCCTTAAAACCGACGAGAGCTACTTCCCGGCGATTGTAAACAGCGGTTTTGCGCATCTCGCAACGGAGCAGTATTCCGATGCGGCGAGATTGTTGTCTCAAGCCACACAGCTTCAGCAGAATAATGTCATTCCTTATCTTTATCTTTTAGAAACTTACATTTTCCAGGGCATGAAAACGAAAAGTAAGGCGAGCTTTGAGAGTGCATTCACTCTCGCAGGACAGTTAGCCAATCGTTATCACGATGGTAAGCAGGAAATTCTTTTTATGCAGGCTTACGCCAGTCTTCGTTTGGGAAAAGACCTTGCGACGGTGACGCGGTATTTGCGAAACGCTCTGATGGTGGATCCTGATCAGACGCCGGACCACACTCATATCACGATGCTGGATTGGCGCGGTCTCAGCTGGAGCTTTTTTCAACCGATGTGCAATGAGTTGTCCAATGTAATGAAAAACGACGACCAGTACTTCGTGAGATTTATTTGTGCTTATAAAACCAATAATGATATTCAGGCCACGCAAATTGCCGAGGGTTGGGCGCAAAAGAGTCCGACAAACTCGATGCCTCTGGTGGCCCAAGCGCTCATTAAATATAAAATTGGAGACTTTGAAAAAGCCCGCGTTTCTCTCGATGTAGCTGCGCAGCAAGGGGCAACAGATAAGTTATTTTATCAAGTGGCGATCAAAGTTTGTAGCCGACTCAAAGACACCAAATGTTTAAGACAGTATCAAGACAAAGTTTCTTCGGTGGCACCTCTCCACGCCTATTTAGCAAAAGCGGGTGACGGTTCAGAAAAACAGAGTGTCTATGCGGGTCTTCGCGAATCTAATACTTATATCCCTCTTCTTAGGATGCAGTAA
- a CDS encoding HD domain-containing protein yields the protein MSSDSTPDKVAKIFIADLKDKQAVATQFVARNKVLLKDKKGKAYISLLLSDCSGDMDSKIWDNVEAIDRAFESGDIVSVRGVVQLYQNRMQFIIHKLERFSGDTDMTQFLKKSNVEPEAIFLELQSIVASVKDHHVRQLLSDTITDEEIKPLLMISPAAKSVHHAKLGGLIEHIVSICRLANVVTPLYPAVNRDLVLFGAVFHDIGKIWEFKIDQGGISYTDQGRLIGHMAMGVELIERKASKIPQFPSALKDLCKHIVLSHHGKYEYGSPKLPQTLEAYVVWMLDDMDSKIDSIQSAMSIASHDANWSQHSQLFDRYFYLKGKQWDS from the coding sequence ATGTCTTCAGATTCGACTCCAGACAAAGTCGCAAAAATTTTTATTGCCGATCTTAAAGATAAGCAGGCGGTCGCCACCCAATTCGTTGCACGAAACAAAGTTCTTTTAAAAGATAAAAAAGGCAAAGCCTATATTAGCTTGCTGTTGAGTGATTGTTCCGGAGATATGGACTCAAAAATTTGGGATAATGTCGAAGCTATAGATAGGGCTTTCGAATCGGGAGACATCGTGAGTGTGCGCGGTGTCGTGCAACTCTATCAAAACCGGATGCAATTTATTATTCACAAGTTAGAGCGATTTAGCGGCGATACGGATATGACCCAATTTTTAAAAAAATCAAACGTGGAGCCAGAGGCCATCTTCCTCGAACTCCAGAGTATAGTCGCTTCGGTCAAAGATCATCATGTCCGACAACTTTTGAGTGATACCATCACCGACGAGGAGATAAAGCCATTACTTATGATTTCACCGGCGGCGAAATCGGTTCATCACGCAAAATTGGGGGGCCTCATTGAGCACATCGTATCGATTTGCCGCCTCGCCAACGTTGTGACACCCTTATATCCTGCGGTTAATCGTGATCTCGTCCTTTTTGGTGCGGTATTTCACGACATAGGTAAAATTTGGGAATTTAAAATCGATCAAGGTGGTATTTCCTACACGGATCAGGGGCGTTTGATCGGGCATATGGCCATGGGTGTAGAATTGATCGAAAGAAAAGCATCAAAAATTCCGCAGTTTCCGAGCGCGCTGAAAGATCTTTGCAAACATATTGTACTTAGCCATCATGGCAAGTATGAATATGGCTCTCCAAAGCTCCCACAGACTCTGGAAGCTTACGTCGTATGGATGTTGGACGACATGGATAGTAAAATCGATTCGATTCAATCGGCCATGAGCATTGCGAGCCACGACGCTAATTGGTCTCAGCACTCTCAGTTGTTTGATCGTTATTTTTACCTTAAAGGGAAGCAGTGGGACTCGTAG
- a CDS encoding dual specificity protein phosphatase family protein, producing MKSFWWFKEGSIAGMARPGFNSYHWFDLPFDEAILMGWVGQHSGKPVSLESFKHHLQIYGPKIFKFYKHDHVTGPEFLKVFEDHQRFQEILFRLAERTQILENVEIRDGHLKFNVSSSRLNQEVDFLKQKGIHQIVSLPEDHHNTDILGEHFKLHHLSIQDLGAPTLPQVEQFVEILKQAQKDKQVVAVHCLAGIGRTSTIIIAAHMLMGKSLTELKGVISERNPFYTLAGSQQEFLHFVEKTRRA from the coding sequence ATGAAATCTTTTTGGTGGTTTAAAGAAGGATCGATTGCGGGAATGGCGCGCCCAGGATTTAATTCCTATCATTGGTTTGACTTACCGTTTGATGAGGCGATTCTGATGGGATGGGTTGGGCAGCATTCGGGGAAACCGGTTTCTTTAGAATCCTTCAAACACCATTTGCAAATCTACGGGCCCAAAATCTTTAAATTTTATAAACATGATCATGTGACAGGTCCGGAATTCTTAAAAGTCTTCGAGGATCATCAGCGATTCCAGGAAATTCTCTTTCGTCTCGCAGAACGGACTCAAATTTTAGAAAATGTGGAAATCCGTGACGGTCATCTCAAATTCAATGTCAGTTCTTCGCGCCTCAATCAGGAAGTGGACTTTCTAAAGCAGAAGGGGATCCATCAGATTGTGAGTCTCCCAGAAGATCATCACAATACCGATATCTTAGGCGAACACTTTAAACTTCATCACCTCAGTATTCAGGATTTAGGGGCGCCGACATTGCCTCAGGTGGAACAGTTTGTGGAGATTCTCAAACAGGCTCAAAAAGATAAGCAGGTGGTCGCGGTTCATTGCTTAGCCGGTATTGGCCGTACATCGACAATTATCATCGCGGCCCATATGCTCATGGGAAAATCCCTGACGGAGCTCAAAGGTGTCATCAGCGAGCGGAATCCATTCTATACTTTGGCGGGCTCTCAGCAGGAGTTCCTTCATTTCGTCGAAAAAACACGTCGCGCGTAA
- a CDS encoding PD-(D/E)XK nuclease family protein, giving the protein MSKFYNPKRARNVFDPTSDKPYKISRSKVDLFLNCPRCFYNDRRLGIGQPPGFPFNLNSAVDTLLKNEFDSYRECKMPHPLMIAHKIDGVPYAHEELEAWRDSLRRGIQYHDENSNLIFTGGVDDIWINSQKELIIVDYKATSKTEPVSLDAEWQIEYKRQMAFYAWLFKKNGFKVAATGYFVYCNGKTDRKRFDSRLDFDISVLPYDIDYSWVEPLIPEIKECLNSNLPPRSGTDCDMCAYYEARAESERQQMTLF; this is encoded by the coding sequence ATGTCCAAATTCTATAATCCCAAGAGAGCTCGCAACGTTTTTGATCCCACCTCCGATAAACCTTACAAGATCAGCCGCAGTAAAGTGGATTTGTTTTTGAACTGCCCCCGGTGTTTTTATAATGATCGACGTTTAGGTATCGGTCAGCCTCCGGGCTTCCCATTCAATTTGAACTCTGCCGTGGATACTTTATTAAAAAATGAGTTTGATAGTTATCGCGAATGTAAAATGCCACATCCACTCATGATCGCTCACAAAATCGATGGTGTGCCGTATGCTCACGAAGAGCTCGAGGCGTGGCGCGACTCGCTTCGCCGAGGGATTCAGTACCACGACGAGAATAGCAATCTGATCTTTACCGGCGGAGTGGACGACATCTGGATTAATTCTCAAAAAGAACTCATCATCGTCGATTACAAAGCGACATCTAAAACTGAACCGGTGTCGCTCGATGCCGAATGGCAAATTGAATATAAAAGACAGATGGCATTTTACGCGTGGCTCTTTAAAAAAAATGGCTTTAAGGTCGCTGCCACGGGATATTTTGTCTACTGTAACGGCAAAACAGATCGCAAACGATTTGATTCGCGATTAGATTTTGATATTTCGGTATTACCCTATGACATCGACTATTCTTGGGTGGAGCCTCTGATTCCAGAAATCAAAGAATGTCTAAACTCCAATTTACCTCCACGATCAGGAACGGACTGCGATATGTGTGCCTATTACGAGGCCAGGGCCGAATCTGAACGACAGCAGATGACTTTATTTTAG